Proteins encoded within one genomic window of Phoenix dactylifera cultivar Barhee BC4 unplaced genomic scaffold, palm_55x_up_171113_PBpolish2nd_filt_p 002267F, whole genome shotgun sequence:
- the LOC120109489 gene encoding probable calcium-binding protein CML7 has product MGNDLTEEQVASMREAFALFDTDGDGRIAASELGILMRSLGGNPTQAQLKEIAASEGLTAPFDFSRFLELMRKHLRPEPFDRQLRDAFRVLDKDSTGVVAVSDLRHVLTSIGEKLDPAEFDEWIREVDVGPDGTIHYEDFILRMVAK; this is encoded by the coding sequence ATGGGGAATGATCTGACGGAGGAGCAGGTGGCGTCGATGCGGGAGGCGTTCGCTCTGTTTGACACGGACGGCGACGGGCGGATCGCGGCGTCGGAACTGGGGATCCTGATGCGATCGCTGGGTGGTAATCCGACCCAGGCACAGCTGAAGGAAATCGCGGCGTCGGAGGGCCTGACCGCCCCCTTCGACTTCTCCCGTTTCCTTGAGCTCATGCGGAAGCACCTCCGCCCCGAGCCTTTCGACCGCCAGCTCCGCGACGCCTTCCGCGTCCTCGACAAGGACTCCACCGGCGTCGTCGCCGTCTCCGACCTCCGCCACGTCCTCACCAGCATTGGCGAGAAGCTCGATCCCGCCGAGTTCGACGAGTGGATCCGCGAGGTCGACGTCGGCCCTGATGGCACCATCCACTACGAGGACTTCATCCTCCGCATGGTTGCCAAGTGA